Proteins encoded within one genomic window of Haladaptatus sp. QDMS2:
- a CDS encoding MFS transporter: MNFWSDPSRRRWVVWGALAVAFILVSLYRLSTAVLADELMRAFDTTGAGLGTLHAAFFYIYAALQLPSGVLVDRAGIRKTATVAVLVMSIGAVAFAFANSFVTAFASRALLGLGASVIYISILRFVANWYRANEFATLNGLTVGVSGLGGILATTPLAIVVAGVGWRDTILVLGSFGFFLAVAIYVLARDTPKQAGLDPIDGVPSSPALSLSEVASNLGGVLRERETWLAGLMLFCIIGVNITLLGLWGVPFVVQQYGLTVTEASTYTLLGSVGLVLGPPTFGWISDRLENRTAILVVAGFVYTAVLGGVALSGTPPLAFVAAMFFLIGFLMGGFAIAYTVIKERHDSAASGVSTGTVNTLGYIGAALFPTLMGVILDAYWTGETVAGSRIYTDAGYRVAFAIATVAGVIALVCALSLHVRKHGWAALTPSFDGVL; this comes from the coding sequence GTGAACTTCTGGTCCGACCCGTCCCGTCGCCGGTGGGTGGTGTGGGGGGCCCTCGCCGTCGCGTTCATCCTCGTGAGTCTCTATCGGCTCTCGACTGCCGTCCTCGCGGACGAGCTGATGCGCGCATTCGACACCACCGGCGCGGGTCTCGGCACGTTGCACGCTGCGTTTTTCTACATCTACGCCGCGCTCCAGTTACCCTCCGGCGTGCTCGTAGACCGCGCTGGTATCAGAAAAACCGCGACCGTCGCCGTCCTCGTCATGAGTATCGGGGCAGTCGCGTTCGCCTTTGCGAACAGTTTCGTCACGGCGTTCGCGAGCCGCGCCCTGCTCGGATTGGGCGCGTCGGTCATCTACATCTCCATCCTCCGATTCGTCGCGAACTGGTATCGGGCGAACGAGTTCGCCACCCTGAACGGCCTGACCGTCGGGGTTTCGGGGCTCGGCGGTATCCTCGCGACGACGCCCCTCGCCATCGTCGTGGCGGGTGTCGGGTGGCGCGATACCATTCTCGTCCTCGGTAGCTTTGGCTTCTTCCTCGCGGTGGCCATCTACGTCCTTGCCCGCGACACGCCGAAGCAAGCGGGCCTCGACCCAATCGACGGCGTTCCGTCCTCGCCCGCCCTCTCGCTCTCTGAAGTCGCGTCGAACCTCGGTGGCGTCCTCAGAGAACGCGAGACGTGGCTCGCGGGGCTGATGTTGTTTTGCATCATCGGCGTCAACATCACGCTGCTCGGCCTGTGGGGCGTCCCCTTCGTCGTCCAGCAGTACGGTCTGACCGTGACCGAGGCGTCGACCTACACGTTGCTCGGGAGCGTCGGTCTCGTCCTCGGCCCGCCCACCTTCGGGTGGATTTCTGACCGCCTCGAAAATCGGACGGCGATTCTCGTCGTCGCGGGATTCGTCTACACTGCCGTCCTCGGCGGCGTCGCACTCTCTGGCACGCCCCCGCTTGCCTTCGTCGCGGCCATGTTCTTCCTCATCGGCTTCCTGATGGGCGGGTTCGCCATCGCCTACACGGTCATCAAGGAGCGCCACGACAGCGCCGCGAGCGGCGTCTCGACGGGGACGGTGAACACCCTTGGCTACATCGGCGCGGCGCTGTTCCCGACGCTGATGGGTGTCATCCTCGACGCCTACTGGACCGGCGAGACGGTGGCCGGGTCGCGCATCTACACCGACGCAGGGTATCGCGTCGCCTTCGCCATCGCCACGGTGGCCGGCGTCATCGCCCTCGTCTGTGCCCTCTCGTTGCACGTCAGGAAGCACGGTTGGGCGGCGCTCACCCCGTCGTTCGACGGCGTTCTCTGA
- a CDS encoding rubrerythrin family protein, producing the protein MTPEDFLDTVREENKTPLSRLGSSKALYADTHGDLDKKPVLKAAATAEHTAAETFEAWAESEENDTARAVFEAAAEDEYDHYEQVAAKLDDDDLGDRVPAIQTYLRDLEDPIARLGGFCGRVLVARASKKQLVGFFVGKADPKTSQLFRDLSSDLDEQEEQAVAALAELCDAEEDWATALDAASEALQAAYREYTETLEGMGVNPKPVC; encoded by the coding sequence ATGACTCCAGAGGACTTCCTCGACACCGTCCGAGAGGAGAACAAGACACCGCTCTCACGACTTGGCTCCTCGAAGGCACTCTACGCCGACACGCACGGCGACTTGGACAAGAAACCCGTCCTGAAGGCCGCCGCCACGGCAGAACACACCGCCGCAGAGACGTTCGAGGCATGGGCGGAGTCTGAGGAAAACGACACCGCGCGCGCCGTGTTCGAGGCGGCCGCCGAAGACGAGTACGACCACTACGAGCAGGTCGCTGCAAAACTCGACGACGATGACCTCGGCGACCGCGTCCCGGCGATTCAGACCTACCTCCGCGACCTCGAAGACCCCATCGCCCGCCTCGGCGGGTTCTGCGGGCGCGTTCTCGTCGCCCGGGCGTCGAAGAAGCAACTCGTCGGTTTCTTCGTCGGGAAGGCAGACCCGAAGACTTCCCAGCTGTTCCGTGACCTTTCGAGCGACCTGGACGAGCAGGAAGAACAGGCGGTCGCCGCGCTCGCGGAACTCTGTGACGCAGAGGAGGACTGGGCAACCGCACTCGACGCCGCGAGCGAGGCACTGCAGGCGGCCTACCGAGAGTATACGGAGACGCTCGAAGGCATGGGAGTGAACCCGAAACCGGTCTGCTGA
- a CDS encoding SLC13 family permease, which produces MLLLATQVGGDLPPLTVDMLVVFGIALLAFSLFVSERVPVDVTALIIMFVLIVLGSWTNITPEEGISGFSNMGTITVLAMFVLSAGITRTGAVQRLGTRMAAYAGTDERKQLLATLTVAGIPSGFINNTPIVAMLVPVVSDLAQKGRTSPSKLLIPLSYASMVGGMLTLIGTSTNLVASSVSARLIDHPFSMFEFTKLGVLVFLTGAIYLIFVGHRLIPERIKPAENYVTEYDLAPYLAEVVVNEASPLVGQRLRGGLRSTEFDFDVIQVIREGETFLEPLDSVRIRANDKLVLRANIDIVRRLVATKGLSLGSTDGSSDEALATDLGSQTLAELILPSWSGLLGQSLRSSTFRQRYDANVLAIRRGGELLQQRLNHIRLRSGDTLLIQATEESLDKLSNDRDIIVVSQAPQREFLESKTSLAIGIVVSVVVLAALGVLDILVAAIGGVIAMVLGGILRPHEIYDAVDWDVIFLLAGVIPLGMAFEQTGAATLLGGLVALSGNVLPLIGVLWVFYVVTALMTALLSNTASVVLMIPVAVSTAAQVGANPFAFVLAVTFAASADFMTPIGYQTNLLVYGPGGYRFTDYFRVGAPLQVLLSLVTVLGIAFFWGL; this is translated from the coding sequence ATGCTCCTTCTGGCCACGCAAGTTGGGGGCGACCTCCCTCCGCTTACGGTGGATATGCTGGTCGTTTTCGGCATCGCTCTCCTTGCGTTCAGCCTGTTCGTGAGCGAGCGCGTCCCCGTCGACGTGACGGCGCTCATCATTATGTTCGTGCTCATCGTCCTCGGTTCCTGGACGAATATCACGCCCGAAGAGGGTATTTCCGGATTCTCCAACATGGGAACCATCACCGTCCTCGCGATGTTCGTACTGAGCGCGGGCATCACCCGAACCGGGGCAGTCCAGCGCCTCGGCACACGAATGGCGGCGTACGCTGGAACGGACGAACGCAAACAACTGCTCGCCACGCTCACAGTCGCCGGAATCCCTTCAGGATTCATCAACAACACACCCATCGTCGCGATGCTCGTTCCCGTCGTCTCTGACCTCGCACAGAAGGGGCGCACCTCTCCATCGAAACTCCTCATCCCCCTCTCGTACGCCTCCATGGTGGGCGGCATGCTCACGCTCATCGGCACTTCGACAAACCTGGTCGCGAGCAGCGTCTCCGCACGCCTCATCGACCACCCATTCTCCATGTTTGAGTTCACGAAACTCGGCGTCCTCGTGTTCTTAACGGGGGCGATCTACCTCATCTTCGTCGGTCACCGGCTGATTCCAGAACGCATCAAGCCCGCTGAAAACTACGTCACCGAGTACGACCTCGCGCCGTATCTGGCGGAAGTCGTCGTCAACGAAGCGTCACCGCTGGTGGGTCAACGTCTCCGAGGGGGGCTTCGCAGCACAGAGTTCGACTTCGACGTTATCCAGGTGATTCGAGAGGGAGAGACGTTCCTCGAGCCGTTGGACAGCGTCAGAATTCGTGCGAACGATAAACTCGTCCTCCGAGCGAACATCGACATCGTTCGACGGCTCGTGGCGACTAAAGGGCTGTCGCTCGGGTCGACAGACGGCAGCAGCGACGAAGCGCTTGCGACTGACCTGGGGTCACAGACACTGGCCGAACTCATCCTCCCCTCCTGGTCCGGGCTCTTGGGGCAATCGCTCCGAAGTTCCACCTTTCGACAGCGGTACGACGCGAACGTACTGGCGATCCGCCGCGGAGGTGAACTCCTCCAACAACGGTTGAATCACATTCGCCTCCGAAGTGGTGACACGCTGTTGATTCAGGCGACCGAGGAGAGCCTCGACAAATTGTCGAACGACCGTGACATCATCGTCGTCTCCCAAGCGCCACAACGGGAGTTTCTCGAATCGAAGACATCGCTCGCAATTGGGATTGTCGTCAGCGTCGTCGTCCTCGCCGCACTCGGCGTCCTCGACATCCTCGTCGCGGCAATCGGTGGCGTCATCGCAATGGTTCTCGGCGGTATCCTCAGACCCCACGAGATTTACGATGCCGTCGATTGGGACGTCATCTTCCTGCTCGCCGGCGTCATCCCACTGGGAATGGCGTTCGAACAGACGGGCGCAGCCACCCTCCTCGGTGGCCTCGTTGCGTTGAGCGGCAACGTCCTCCCCCTCATCGGCGTTCTGTGGGTGTTTTACGTCGTCACGGCGCTGATGACCGCGCTCCTCAGCAATACCGCGAGCGTCGTCCTGATGATTCCCGTCGCCGTTTCCACTGCAGCTCAGGTGGGTGCGAACCCGTTCGCGTTCGTCCTCGCGGTGACCTTCGCGGCGAGCGCCGATTTCATGACACCGATTGGCTACCAGACGAACCTCCTCGTCTACGGCCCCGGCGGGTATCGATTCACCGACTACTTCCGGGTGGGTGCACCGCTTCAAGTGCTTCTCTCGCTCGTAACGGTGCTCGGAATCGCGTTCTTCTGGGGTTTGTAG
- a CDS encoding sulfurtransferase, translating into MSDYAKDVLVSADWVESHLDEFQSDDSEYRLVEVDVDTEAYDEAHAPGAIGFNWETELQDQVERDILQKEDFENLLGSHGITEDSTVVLYGDNSNWFAAYTYWQFKYYGHEDVRLLNGGRDYWVENDYPTTDEVPSFSEQTYNARGPFEGIRAYRTDVEKAIDRGVPLVDVRSPEEFSGEILAPPGLQETAQRGGHIPGAANISWAATVTDDGTFKSADELRELYESQGIKNDQEVVTYCRIGERSSIAWFALSELLGYDSVVNYDGSWTEWGNLVDAPIERGN; encoded by the coding sequence ATGAGCGATTACGCAAAAGACGTCCTCGTCTCCGCGGACTGGGTGGAGAGTCACCTCGATGAGTTTCAGAGCGACGACTCCGAGTATCGACTGGTGGAAGTCGACGTAGACACGGAAGCCTACGACGAGGCCCACGCGCCGGGCGCAATCGGCTTCAACTGGGAGACTGAACTGCAGGACCAGGTCGAGCGAGACATCCTCCAGAAGGAGGACTTCGAGAACCTGCTCGGCAGCCACGGCATCACCGAGGACTCGACGGTCGTCCTCTACGGTGACAACTCGAACTGGTTCGCCGCCTACACCTACTGGCAGTTCAAGTACTACGGCCACGAGGACGTTCGCCTCCTCAACGGTGGCCGCGACTACTGGGTCGAAAACGACTACCCAACCACCGACGAGGTGCCGTCCTTCAGCGAGCAGACGTACAACGCTCGTGGGCCGTTCGAGGGCATTCGCGCCTACCGCACGGACGTCGAGAAGGCCATCGACCGCGGCGTTCCGCTCGTCGACGTGCGCAGTCCAGAGGAGTTCTCCGGCGAGATTCTCGCCCCGCCAGGCCTTCAGGAGACCGCCCAGCGCGGCGGCCACATCCCCGGTGCGGCTAACATCTCGTGGGCCGCGACGGTCACCGACGACGGCACATTCAAGTCCGCGGACGAACTCCGCGAACTCTACGAGAGCCAGGGCATCAAAAACGACCAGGAGGTCGTCACCTACTGCCGTATCGGCGAGCGCTCCTCGATTGCGTGGTTCGCGCTCTCCGAACTCCTCGGCTACGACAGCGTCGTGAACTACGACGGGTCGTGGACCGAGTGGGGCAACCTCGTGGACGCGCCAATCGAGCGCGGGAACTGA
- a CDS encoding sulfurtransferase: MDELIVSAEWVAERLGDIAVVDVRDAWEFDGIGHIPGAVNVPFDSFRDEDGGDEGMLPGADAFSRLMQEAGIARGDHIVAYDDTHGVFAARFLVTAQLYGHDPAKLHLLSGDFSSWQLEHETTSEGAEREPSNYEATIPDDRPLIGADEVAAAIGTDTVIVDTREQSEFEEGHIEGAVQFDWRELVDDETRGILAPDEATEILESKDIVPEKSVILYCNTARRISHTYLVLRWLGFSDISFYEGSLTEWERRGMTIETGS, translated from the coding sequence ATGGACGAACTCATCGTCTCGGCCGAGTGGGTCGCCGAGCGACTGGGCGACATCGCCGTCGTGGACGTGCGCGACGCCTGGGAATTCGACGGCATCGGGCACATCCCGGGCGCCGTGAACGTTCCCTTCGACAGCTTTCGCGACGAGGACGGCGGCGACGAGGGGATGCTCCCCGGAGCGGACGCATTCTCGCGATTGATGCAGGAAGCAGGCATCGCCCGTGGCGACCACATCGTCGCCTACGACGACACCCACGGCGTCTTTGCCGCTCGATTTCTCGTGACTGCGCAGCTCTACGGTCACGACCCGGCGAAGTTGCACCTCCTCTCGGGTGACTTCAGTTCGTGGCAACTCGAACACGAGACGACGAGCGAAGGGGCAGAGCGCGAGCCGAGCAACTACGAAGCCACGATTCCCGACGACCGCCCGCTCATCGGGGCTGACGAAGTGGCCGCCGCAATCGGCACGGACACCGTCATCGTGGACACCCGCGAGCAGTCGGAGTTCGAGGAAGGGCACATCGAAGGTGCAGTCCAGTTCGACTGGCGAGAACTCGTCGACGACGAGACGCGCGGCATTCTCGCGCCCGACGAGGCAACGGAGATTCTTGAATCAAAAGACATCGTTCCCGAGAAATCGGTCATTCTCTACTGCAACACCGCTCGGCGCATCAGTCACACCTACCTCGTTCTCCGGTGGCTCGGCTTTTCCGACATCTCGTTCTACGAAGGGAGTCTCACCGAGTGGGAACGTCGCGGCATGACGATTGAAACGGGGAGCTAA
- a CDS encoding AI-2E family transporter, with the protein MSSPGQRQYVLVGLVVFFTLLTAALLVDVLATVFFATTVAYVLFPVREWLVTYHLKPRYASAVATIFAFLGVAALLAPVGIVLYLRRNQFVDFIQNLPPEITIRYSGFFYTLQTDDAITYANDTLTDLAISGVQAAPVLALKAALFTFLVFAILLEPRGVGAAIFRPIPRDYHDIVMAIHERIRDTLFAIYVLQAATALGTFVLALAVFFLLGYESFFALAVIAGILQFIPIVGPSILVIGLAGYQVSIGEIDAAVAVLVLGLIVIAFVPDALIRPRLAEWSADLPGSLYFVGFVGGILSVGVMGFIAGPLVIALLVEALDLLSDRQMRRGTLF; encoded by the coding sequence GTGTCCTCACCTGGCCAGCGTCAGTACGTCCTCGTCGGGTTGGTTGTGTTCTTTACGCTGCTCACGGCTGCCTTGCTGGTCGACGTTCTCGCGACTGTCTTTTTCGCAACCACTGTGGCGTACGTCCTCTTTCCCGTCCGTGAGTGGCTCGTCACGTACCACCTGAAACCGCGCTACGCCAGTGCGGTTGCCACCATCTTCGCCTTTCTCGGGGTGGCCGCGTTGCTCGCGCCCGTGGGCATCGTCCTCTACCTTCGTCGTAATCAGTTCGTAGACTTCATCCAGAATCTGCCGCCGGAAATCACGATTCGCTACAGCGGGTTTTTCTACACGCTCCAGACGGACGACGCCATCACCTACGCGAACGATACACTGACTGACCTCGCCATCTCGGGGGTGCAAGCCGCACCCGTCCTCGCGCTCAAGGCGGCACTGTTCACCTTCCTCGTGTTCGCCATCCTGCTCGAGCCACGCGGTGTCGGGGCGGCGATTTTCCGCCCTATCCCTCGCGACTATCACGACATCGTGATGGCGATTCACGAGCGCATCCGGGACACGCTGTTCGCGATTTACGTCCTGCAGGCGGCCACCGCCCTCGGGACGTTCGTCCTCGCGCTCGCCGTGTTTTTCCTGCTCGGCTACGAGTCGTTTTTCGCACTCGCCGTCATCGCCGGCATCCTCCAGTTCATCCCCATCGTCGGCCCGAGCATTCTGGTGATTGGACTCGCGGGCTATCAGGTGAGTATCGGAGAAATCGACGCCGCGGTGGCCGTTCTCGTCCTCGGATTAATCGTCATCGCGTTCGTCCCCGACGCGCTCATTCGCCCCCGACTCGCCGAGTGGTCTGCGGACCTCCCGGGAAGCCTCTACTTCGTCGGATTCGTCGGTGGCATCCTCAGCGTCGGTGTCATGGGCTTCATCGCCGGGCCGCTCGTCATCGCGTTGCTCGTCGAAGCGCTGGACCTGCTCAGTGACCGCCAGATGCGTCGCGGAACGCTGTTTTAG
- a CDS encoding class I SAM-dependent methyltransferase, which produces MSIRQEFDAWATDGRDKGMEDRHWHTAKHALARMPVEPGDTILDLGTGSGYAVRALRETKDAGRTYGLDGSPEMAKNARSYTENLDSGYVVGDFNDLPFADDSIDHVWTMEAFYYATDPHKTLREIARVLAPGGTFYCAVNYYEENVHSHKWQDNISVEMTRWTREQYRDAFRNAGLYVAEQDHIGDWDVEIPDEDAFPHEGFETRADMVERYRELGTLLTVGVAP; this is translated from the coding sequence ATGAGCATTCGCCAGGAGTTCGACGCCTGGGCCACCGACGGCCGCGACAAAGGGATGGAAGACCGCCACTGGCACACGGCGAAACACGCACTCGCTCGGATGCCGGTCGAACCGGGCGACACGATTCTCGACCTCGGGACGGGAAGCGGCTACGCCGTCCGCGCCCTCCGTGAGACGAAAGACGCGGGTCGAACCTACGGCCTCGACGGCTCGCCGGAGATGGCGAAAAACGCCCGCAGTTACACCGAAAACCTCGATTCGGGCTACGTCGTCGGTGACTTCAACGACCTGCCGTTCGCCGACGACAGCATCGACCACGTCTGGACGATGGAGGCGTTTTACTACGCCACAGACCCGCACAAGACGCTCCGAGAGATCGCCCGGGTCCTCGCACCCGGCGGCACGTTCTACTGTGCGGTGAACTACTACGAGGAGAACGTCCACTCCCACAAGTGGCAGGACAACATCTCCGTCGAGATGACGCGCTGGACGCGCGAGCAGTACCGCGATGCGTTCCGCAACGCGGGGCTCTACGTCGCAGAGCAGGACCACATCGGCGACTGGGACGTCGAGATTCCGGACGAGGACGCCTTCCCGCACGAAGGGTTCGAAACCCGCGCGGACATGGTCGAGCGATACCGCGAACTCGGCACGTTGCTCACCGTGGGCGTTGCCCCCTGA
- a CDS encoding DUF2391 family protein, which produces MVGKKRRYALADSAQQVVGGFLLAGPFVVTEEVWVLARNMTVWHGLVTLALVFAIGYGALYKADDGRDPDREADVGGIPIRFVSLMAVAFGSVIILAIAFAAPQTFLSDLATTARYEVTAKAVSVGAIFSVVGAATADSVF; this is translated from the coding sequence ATGGTCGGTAAGAAGCGTCGGTACGCCCTCGCTGATTCGGCGCAACAGGTAGTCGGCGGGTTCCTGCTCGCAGGCCCCTTCGTCGTCACCGAAGAGGTCTGGGTACTCGCACGGAACATGACAGTCTGGCACGGGCTCGTGACCCTCGCGCTCGTCTTCGCCATCGGCTACGGTGCGCTGTACAAGGCGGACGACGGCCGCGACCCGGACCGCGAGGCCGACGTGGGTGGCATTCCCATTCGCTTCGTTTCGCTCATGGCCGTCGCCTTCGGCTCGGTCATCATCCTCGCTATCGCCTTCGCCGCCCCACAGACGTTCCTCTCTGACCTCGCAACAACGGCCCGCTACGAAGTGACGGCAAAAGCCGTCTCCGTCGGAGCCATCTTCAGCGTCGTTGGGGCGGCGACCGCGGACAGCGTGTTCTGA
- a CDS encoding ATPase domain-containing protein, whose translation MDYALAIENTPDSIPGGTGLLLVHPSTGETDRIDTDFLNTDTDYILVISTRTTAREVEQKLEYYGVDRGKTEILDALSIERGYSRRSGKGIHYVSSPDDLEGIVRATRKFLERHKGSKLRVSVDSVTEMAYYADEERAREAVVELLELLDEHDAVGLFHLAEEVHDESVVTNYRDLFDAIITLDEDGNVSSEF comes from the coding sequence ATGGATTACGCCCTCGCGATCGAGAACACGCCAGACTCCATCCCGGGCGGCACCGGCCTCCTGCTCGTCCACCCGAGCACCGGGGAGACCGACCGCATCGACACCGATTTTCTCAACACCGACACCGACTACATCCTCGTCATCTCCACGCGCACCACCGCGCGTGAGGTCGAACAAAAACTCGAATACTACGGCGTAGACCGGGGAAAGACCGAAATTCTGGACGCGCTCTCGATCGAACGCGGCTACTCCCGACGAAGTGGCAAGGGCATCCACTACGTCTCCTCACCCGACGACTTGGAAGGAATCGTCCGGGCGACCCGCAAGTTTCTCGAACGCCACAAAGGCTCGAAACTCCGCGTCAGCGTCGATTCGGTCACCGAGATGGCCTACTACGCCGACGAAGAACGCGCCAGAGAAGCGGTCGTCGAACTCCTCGAACTGCTCGACGAACACGACGCCGTTGGCCTGTTCCACCTCGCAGAAGAGGTTCACGACGAATCCGTCGTCACCAACTATCGCGACCTGTTCGACGCAATCATCACGCTCGACGAAGACGGCAACGTCTCGAGCGAGTTCTGA
- a CDS encoding Zn-ribbon containing protein encodes MPHQCTSCGHEFSDGSKEMLSGCPDCGGNKFQFYPSGSTPDPEEQPPERESSVTQSVGKATTKVRDWVRRDETPPASASGAADAARPVAQADDDSIIEAPAEPPAESEVDREDRAQASARGEMVSPDELPAKPEKNPPAEGRVVGSPKAERPSMEELREELNDQFESIKILEPGQYELNLMELYDRDEYIIALQENGRYIIEVPETWIGGRDEEK; translated from the coding sequence ATGCCACACCAGTGTACGTCCTGCGGTCACGAGTTCAGTGACGGGTCGAAGGAGATGCTTTCGGGCTGTCCGGACTGTGGCGGGAACAAGTTCCAGTTCTATCCCTCTGGGTCAACTCCCGACCCGGAGGAACAGCCACCGGAGCGCGAGTCCTCCGTAACGCAGTCGGTCGGCAAGGCCACCACGAAAGTGCGCGACTGGGTGCGTCGAGACGAAACACCTCCTGCCTCCGCGTCGGGGGCAGCCGACGCCGCTCGACCCGTGGCACAGGCCGACGACGATTCCATCATCGAAGCGCCCGCTGAACCACCGGCCGAATCCGAGGTCGACCGCGAGGACCGCGCACAGGCGAGCGCCCGCGGCGAGATGGTGAGCCCGGACGAACTCCCGGCGAAACCGGAGAAGAATCCCCCAGCAGAAGGCCGCGTCGTCGGCAGCCCGAAAGCGGAACGTCCGTCGATGGAGGAACTCCGCGAGGAACTGAACGACCAGTTCGAGAGCATCAAAATCCTCGAACCCGGCCAGTACGAACTCAACCTCATGGAGCTCTACGACCGCGATGAGTACATCATCGCACTCCAGGAAAACGGTCGGTACATCATCGAGGTCCCGGAAACCTGGATTGGCGGCCGCGACGAAGAGAAGTAA
- a CDS encoding DUF2073 domain-containing protein produces MAEATNKDGVQIDLFSGERMDRLTSMEKIRTILDGVHAGNIVILEEGLSPSEESKLIEVTMSEISPDEFNGIEIETYPKQDASDGSLLDRLMGRRSTAKLTVIGPANRIETLHKDENLISALVTRQ; encoded by the coding sequence ATGGCAGAAGCAACAAACAAAGATGGCGTGCAAATCGACCTGTTCAGCGGCGAGCGGATGGACAGGCTCACCAGCATGGAGAAAATCAGAACCATCTTAGACGGCGTTCACGCGGGAAACATCGTGATTCTCGAGGAAGGGCTCTCACCGTCAGAGGAGTCGAAACTCATCGAGGTCACGATGAGCGAGATTAGCCCAGACGAGTTCAACGGCATCGAAATCGAGACCTATCCGAAGCAGGATGCCTCGGACGGCAGTCTCCTCGACCGCCTCATGGGTCGTCGCTCGACGGCGAAACTCACGGTCATCGGGCCGGCGAACCGTATCGAAACACTCCACAAAGACGAGAACCTCATCAGCGCCCTCGTCACTCGGCAATAA
- a CDS encoding Era-like GTP-binding protein, translating to MGIFAELRDSISRVTDKLFSGSEPKRIGIYGPPNAGKTTLANRIARDWTGDAIGPESHIPHETRRARRKENVEIKRNGKSVTIDIVDTPGVTTKVDYKEFLEHDMEKDDAVRRSREATEGVAEAMHWLREDVDGVIYVLDSSTDPFTQVNTMLIGIIESQKLPVLILANKTDLDGSNVQRIRNAFPQHETIPLSALEGENMDEVYDKISDYFG from the coding sequence ATGGGCATTTTCGCCGAACTACGAGATAGTATCTCACGGGTCACCGATAAGTTGTTCTCCGGCTCCGAGCCGAAGCGCATTGGCATCTACGGACCGCCGAACGCGGGTAAGACGACGCTCGCCAATCGCATCGCTCGCGACTGGACTGGCGACGCTATCGGCCCGGAGAGTCACATTCCACACGAGACGCGCCGAGCACGCAGAAAAGAGAACGTCGAAATCAAGCGCAACGGGAAGTCCGTCACCATCGACATCGTCGACACGCCGGGTGTCACGACGAAGGTCGATTACAAGGAATTCTTAGAGCACGACATGGAGAAGGACGACGCGGTTCGTCGCTCCCGCGAGGCCACGGAAGGCGTCGCAGAGGCCATGCACTGGCTCCGCGAGGACGTCGATGGCGTCATCTACGTCCTCGACAGTTCCACGGACCCGTTCACGCAGGTGAACACGATGCTCATCGGCATCATCGAGAGTCAGAAGCTCCCGGTGCTCATCCTCGCGAACAAGACGGATCTCGACGGATCGAACGTCCAGCGCATTCGCAATGCGTTCCCTCAACACGAGACGATTCCACTCTCGGCGCTCGAGGGCGAAAACATGGACGAAGTGTACGACAAGATTTCGGACTACTTCGGGTGA